The bacterium region GGCAGTGGCCGTCATTATGGGCGGCGCATTCGGCAAGATCGTTACTTCATTCGTGAATGATGTGATCATGCCTCCAGTTGGGTTGATTCTGGGGAATGTAAATTTCAGCAATCTGTTTATCAGTCTGTCGGGAAAATACGAAACACTGGAAGAAGCAAAAAAAGCCGGAGCCGCAACTATTAACTACGGTGTTTTTTTGCAAACGGTCCTTGATTTTCTTATTGTTGCTTTTGTCATGTTCCTTCTGGTGAAGCAGATCAATCGCTTGAGAGCGGGCGCGGAAGTTCCACCGCCTTCAACAAAAGATTGTCCGTATTGCATCGCAAACATTCCGCTGAAGGCGACCCGGTGTCCTCAGTGCACATCTCAATTGCAGGCCGCATAAGTGGTTGAACTCATACCGCGAGCCGTGCTTTTCGGAAATCCGGTCAGAGTGCATCCCCTTATCTCACCGGATGGCAAAAAACTCGCCTTTCTAGCTCCGGTTGATAGTGTTTTAAATGTCTGGGTAGGCGATCTAAACTCAGACAGCTTTATTCCCGTAACCAAAGACACCGATCGCGGGATCCGCATCTATTTCTGGGGCGAAGACAATCGACACATCTTTTACTTACAGGACATCGGAGGAAACGAAAACTGGCGGCTTTATGCGGTTCATCTTGAGACCGGAGAAGTCCGCGATCTTACTCCATTCGAAAATGTTCAGGTTCAGATTATTCAGTACCACAAACATTTTCCTGATGACCTGTTGATTGCCATGAACCAGGAGAACGAGCAACTCCATGATATTTATCACCTGCACATTCCCACTGGAAAAATTACGATGCGCGCAAAGAATCCCGGATCTTATGCGGGGTGGGTTTCCGACTTTCATCTGAAAGTAAGGGGCGCACTCGAAGCCACTCCCGAAGGCGGCTTTCGTTTGATGGTTCGTGAGACTGAATCTGACGAATGGAAAACGAGTGCTGTTTGGGAGCAGGAAGACAGTCTGACCAGCGCACCGCTCTTTTTTTCCAGGGATGGAAAACACCTGTGCTTGAAAGATTCGCGTAACGTGAACGCCGCGCGCCTGATGAAAATGGAAATCGCCACGGGATCGATTGAAGTCATTCTCGAAGATCCGGAATACGATGTCGGCGACGTGATCGTGCATCCGGACACATATGAGGTTCAGGCCGTAGGTTTTTCAAAGGCCCGCGAAGAATGGATTGTTGTAGATCACTCGATTTCGGAGGATATCTCCAGCGTTCAGAAATTGCATCACGGCGATTTCTTTTTAAGCAGCCGAGATCAAGCCGATAGAAACTGGATCGTGGGATTCACCGCGGATAACGGGCCGGTTCCTTATTACCTGTATGACCGCGAACAGAAAAAAGCCACTTTCCTCTTTGATCACAGGCCAGAGTTGAAAAAATACAAGCTAGCCACTATGGAGCCGATTTCCTTTACATCCAGCGACGGTTTGAGGATTCACGGTTACATAACCTTTCCTCCCGAACAACCTCGCGCGAACTTACCCATGGTTTTGAATGTTCATGGAGGGCCGTGGCATCGCGATTCCTGGGGATACAACCCGGAAGCTCAATGGTTTGCCAACCGCGGTTATGTATGCATGCAGATAAATTTTCGTGGGTCCACGGGATACGGCAAAAACTTTCTGAATGCCGGAGACCGCGAGTGGGGCGGAAAAATGCATCAGGATCTCGTGGATGCGGCGCAATGGGCCATTGATCAGGGCTATGCGGATCCCAAAAAAGCTGCTATCTATGGAGGATCCTACGGGGGATATGCTTCGCTGGTAGGAGCTACGTTTACGCCGGATCTGTTTCGCTGCGCGGTAGCAATTGTCGGTCCCAGCA contains the following coding sequences:
- the mscL gene encoding large conductance mechanosensitive channel protein MscL, whose translation is MKLIKEFREFAARGNVVDLAVAVIMGGAFGKIVTSFVNDVIMPPVGLILGNVNFSNLFISLSGKYETLEEAKKAGAATINYGVFLQTVLDFLIVAFVMFLLVKQINRLRAGAEVPPPSTKDCPYCIANIPLKATRCPQCTSQLQAA
- a CDS encoding S9 family peptidase, which codes for MVELIPRAVLFGNPVRVHPLISPDGKKLAFLAPVDSVLNVWVGDLNSDSFIPVTKDTDRGIRIYFWGEDNRHIFYLQDIGGNENWRLYAVHLETGEVRDLTPFENVQVQIIQYHKHFPDDLLIAMNQENEQLHDIYHLHIPTGKITMRAKNPGSYAGWVSDFHLKVRGALEATPEGGFRLMVRETESDEWKTSAVWEQEDSLTSAPLFFSRDGKHLCLKDSRNVNAARLMKMEIATGSIEVILEDPEYDVGDVIVHPDTYEVQAVGFSKAREEWIVVDHSISEDISSVQKLHHGDFFLSSRDQADRNWIVGFTADNGPVPYYLYDREQKKATFLFDHRPELKKYKLATMEPISFTSSDGLRIHGYITFPPEQPRANLPMVLNVHGGPWHRDSWGYNPEAQWFANRGYVCMQINFRGSTGYGKNFLNAGDREWGGKMHQDLVDAAQWAIDQGYADPKKAAIYGGSYGGYASLVGATFTPDLFRCAVAIVGPSNLITFIRSIPAYWSTFLAILHKRVGNPDTEEEFLISRSPLWRVNEIKIPMLIAQGANDPRVKQAESEQIVEAMKQKGIPHEYLLFPDEGHGFAKPENRLRFYEAAEKFLAQHLGGRYEE